Below is a window of Tolypothrix bouteillei VB521301 DNA.
GGCGACTCAAGAAATTACTGGTAGAAGAGGGGGATTTTGTTAAAGAAGGGCAAATTTTAGCATACATGGATGACTCCAACTTCCAAGGACAGCTACTGCAAGCTAAGGGGCAACTGACTTCTGCTCAAGCAAACCTTAAAAAAGTCATGGCAGGCAATCGCCCCCAAGAAATTGCCCAAGCACGAGCACGCTTGCGCGAAGCACAAGCGAACTTAAAACGTTTAGAAGCAGGTAATCGTCCGGAAGACATTGCCAAAGCCCAAGCGGAAGTTAGGAAAAATGAAGCGCTGATAGCGCAAGCCCAGTCCCGACTCGATTTGGCACAAGCACGGGTAAAGCGGTTGCAAAGCCCTTTTCAAGAGGGTGCTGTCTCTCGCGACACTTATGATGAAGCTGTGGCAGAAGAGCGCAATGCAAAAGATAATCTAGAGCAAACCAAAGCAAGTTTAGCTGTGGCAAAACAAGACTTTGCCAAGCAAAACAATGGATATCAGGCAGAGGAAGTCGATCAAGCGCGTGCTCAAGTTGAAGAGGCACAACAAGCTCTAGCTCTTTCTCAAGCAGGAAGTCGCCAAGAAGATATCGAGCAAGCTCGCGCTCAAGTGGTTCAAGCACAGGGTACACTTCGAGATGTTCAAACACAAATAGAAGACACGATCGTTCGTGCTCCCTTTAGCGGAATTGTGACTAAAAAGTATGCCGATCCGGGCGACTTTGTGACTCCAACAACTTCGGGAAGTGATGTTTCTTCAGCCACTTCTTCCTCAATTTTATCACTTGCATCTACCTATCAAGTTGTAGCAAATGTAGCTGAAACTGATATCGCCAAGATTCGTGTAGGACAGTCTGTCACCATTAAAGCTGATGCCTTCAAAGGACAAACTTTTAAAGGAAAAGTTGCTCAAACTGCTGCTTTAGCAACTGTAACATCAAACGTCACCAGCATAGAAGTGAGAGCGGATATCCTTCAGAACTCTCAAAAACTTCTTCCGGGAATGAATGTTGATGTGGAGTTCAACGTTGGTAAATTAAATAACGCACTCGTAATACCAACAGTTGCGCTCGTGCGCCAAGACAATGGAACGGGCGTGCTGGTTTTGAGGGAGAATGGCAGACCCAGGTTCACACCCATCGATCCGGGTGTGACTGTCAATAACAAAACTGAAGTTCGTTCGGGATTGCAGGGTGATGAGAAAGTTGTGATTAGTACTCCACGCAGATCTCAGACAGGAAATCCCTCAGTTTTACCTGGATTGGGTTTTGGCGGAGGAATGGGAGGTGGTCGTAGGGGCGGTTTTCGCTAATTCTCAAAACTGGTTTTCTTGATGGAAATAAATACAAAAAGAGGATTAACAGATGAAGAAACAGTTGACTTTTGCAGCTCTATGCATTGCTACAATTGTCTTTCCCACCATAGCCTCTGCTGGAGAGATTTACAATCGCAGAGATTCTTATCCGCAACAATATAATCGCAATATTAGAGTTGAAAATGTAAGATATACCGCAATAAATCGTTCAGAACAAAGAGATATTCAGCGTCAACGAGTAGCTCTTGAAGCTACAAAAAGACGCTTTCTCCGAGATGGGAGACTCACTCGTCAAGAAAGACAACAACTAGAAAGAATGGAACAGCAACTTGCTCGTAGCATACGTAGTGCCCAACGAGACTAGTTATCTACCACATCATCGCTCGAAATCCCTGACTTTTTTTAAGAAGTTGGGGATTTTGTAGTAAGGAACGAGAATAGAAATTATCCGAGTTTGTCTCATTCTTAATACCCATTGCCTTGTTCTTGCACTTAAGAAGAAACTGTGTTGCACACTTCAGTTTCTTCTGTCGTATTGTGAACGGGTCCTTGAACTATAAGAACAGAGCAAGAAGCGTTGTGCAATACATAATTACTGACACTACCAAGGAACAGCTCGCTTAACCCCCTACGACCGCGCCGACCTACTAAAATTAAGTCAGCGTCCCAGCTGCGTGCGACTTCACAAATTGTGCGACCGGGATCGCCTAAATTCTGAGAAATTTCTGCTCGAACACCTATTTTGTTGGCTTTTTGAGCAAATGAAAACAGCATATTTAGCCTCTCTTGCTTGAGATCTTCCCACTGCTGCATGTATTTATTGACAGCTTCTGTATGTAGTGTTGGGTAAACACTACTAGGTTGCAGCAATACAGGGTTGAGATATCCCGTTCCATCAAAGGGAGAGAGAACGTGCAGTAACATAAGATTTCCATTCACTGCTTTTGTCAAAGTCACTGCTTCATCAAAAACATGTTGTCCAATTTCAGATGTATCAATTGCAACTAAAATTTTGTGGAACATAGAGCTATTTAGGGATAAGGGATAAGGGGCAATGGGAATTGGGGATTCATTATGAGTACTTCTTTCTTGTCCTTTTTTCCGTTTGTCCCGCATTTATAGTTTTAAATAAAGAAGTTGAGGATTTTGTGAGGAGGTAAGTAGAGGCGCAAGGCATGGCGTCTCTCAAGTCATTGATGGAATTTGGAAGGTTTTCAATATGTCAGTGTTATTACATAACTCTATCTTGTCTGTACTTAAGTAAGAATTCTCAATTAAGTAATATTTAGAAGTACAAAGTTTTTCGGAAAATTATCGAATTTCTATCCTAATTTTAAGATCGTAACGCCATACTTATATGGAGAGTATTTCAATCAGCAACTAAAAAGTTTCTTAAATTTTAATTAATTTTTAATCATGACAACCTTAAAATCTTGTGTTTCATCTTGTCGGTACTGTCGTTATTACACACCACAAGGGTTGCGTGGGGGTACGTGTGGATTGCTGAATGTATCAGTAAAATCAGAGTGGAAAGCTTGCTCTTTATCTGCTCCATCTTTTGGGTATAGAAATCAACAAGAGGCTGAAAAATTGGTGCTGGTAACTGCAAAAGCTTAATTTAATTGCAATAAAGAATTTATTAAGCTACAATTACGGATTGTCTGTCTAACTTCCTGCTCGGATCAGGTAGAAGACGATATAAAAGCTGGGCAGCTTGTCAACACCCTGTAGCTCAGCTACCTGTACGGCAACTTCAAGGACAATTCCATGACCTACGCAATTATTGAAACTGGCGGCAAACAAATAAAAGTCGAGCCAGGACGCTTTTACGATATTGAATTGCTTTCTGCTCAACCAGATGAAAAAGTCACGATAGACAAGGTTTTGTTGGTGCAGCACAATGGAGAATTGAGCATTGGACAGCCACTTGTGACAGGAGCAAAGGTAGAAGGAACGGTATTGCGACATCTGAGAGGTCGCAAAGTCCTGGTGTATAAAATGAAGCCGAAAAAGAAAACCCGTAAAAAGCGGGGACACCGCCAGGAAATCACCAGATTAATGATTGATTCTATCAGTCTTAATGGTTCAGTGTTGGCTACAGAAGCAACTGCAGCCGATGGATCTCAGGCTCCAGTTAGTGAAGTAGCTAGCGATGCGGGAACTGTTCCACCTTCAGAAGCGCCAGAAACCAGTGCAGAATAATTAGAGGATAGAGTTGCTAGAAAAACATCTGCAACAACTGAAGCGTAAAAAGCTACAGCCCGTGGTTGGCAACTTAGCTCCCAATTAGATAAATACAAGAGAAAGAGACACAAGAGGAAATCATGGCTCATAAGAAAGGAACGGGTAGTACGCGCAACGGTCGTGACTCTAATGCTCAACGACTGGGCGTTAAGCGTTACGGTGGTCAAGCTGTTCGGGCGGGAAATATTCTCGTGCGTCAGCGCGGCACAAAATTTCATCCTGGTAACAACGTTGGTATCGGTAGTGATGATACTCTGTATGCCCTCATTGATGGTGTAGTTACCTTTGAACGTAAAGGCAAAACTCGCAAGAAAGTGAGTGTGTACGCACCAGCTGCTGCAACTGAAGCACCAGCAACAGCTGTCGCTTCATAAGGATTTATGGTCATCTCGCCTATATTTGCCAATCTCACAAAAACTAGGCGGCTAAAATGACAGCCATATAAACATATAAAAAAGCCCGCAAAAGCGGGCTTTTTTTTGCTTTCATCACATTGTTAGCGGAATAAACATTACTTACGGAAGAAGAAAATTAGGGAATGGTGAAGTAGATTACTCAAGATTTATATATCACTCAGTCCCAAAGCAGGCTAAGTGTAGACGCTGTTACCACATATACTTCTCTAGCAAAATTTGACAAGAAAACACTCAAGCCCACAAGTTATGTCAGTACAAGAACACAAGGTTTATCTAGTTGCACCTGTCCAACCGTCTTTACGCATACCGCGAGTCACAGAGTTAACTGTCATTAATCTTTTAGGGGGGATTCCTCGTCCGCTTGGCAATCTACTACGTCGGATAACTTATCGTTTACTATTTGCCAAAATGGGTCGAGGCGTTGATATTCAGACAGGGGTTGAGTTAATTGGAGCTAATTCTATTGAAGTTGGGGATGAGGTAAAAATTCTTTGGCATACACGTTTGGAAATTAAACACGCAAATTGCCTATTACGTATTGGCAACAGAGTTTGTTTAGATCGCGGTGTTGATATTAAAGCATCAAGTTCTGATTGTTTGATTGAGATCGGTGACGATTCTTACTTAGGACCTTATGTGTGTATGGCTGGTCCCGGTCATATCAAAATTGGCAAGGAATGCCTTATAGCATCGCATTCAAGCCTTTATGCCAACAATCATAGGGCATATGGAGTCAGTCGTGAAGGAATTGAAATTCAGGATAATTGCTGGCTGGGTACAGGTGTCAGAGTTTTAGATGGAGTCACTATTGGTAAGGGATGTGTCATTGGTGCAGGAGCCGTTGTTACCAAGAATATTCCTCCCTACTCTGTAGCAGTTGGAGTACCTGCAAAAGTGATTGGAGCTAGTAAGGGGGGTGTTGTTTAAAGCGGCAGTCATTAGCCTATCAATTGTTATTGTTTGCTAACAATTGATAGCTAAATTAATGGGATGCAACCAGCCTGAGACCTAATACACCTGCAATAATCAAGCCAACGCAAGCCATACGACGAAATTCAACGGGTTCTTGAAACAAAATTATACCCAGCAAAACTGTGCCAACAGCTCCTATACCAGTCCAAACAGCATAAGCAGTACCGACTGGTAGTGTACGGAGTGCAACCGACAATAAAGCAAAACTGAGTATCATACAACCAACAGTGACAACACTGGGAAGGGGTTCAGTAAACCCTGCTGTGTATTTCAGCCCAATAGCCCATCCAACTTCTAGCAACCCGGCAATAAAAAGATACACCCATTCCATGAATATGCTCCCCAGAGCGTCGTAATATCTTGTCATCTTTTAGATTGTTATTTTAACTTTTAAAGCAACGTAGATTAATCGAACTGAGGTCGGACTCAGCAAAAATCTTCAACTGACTGGATAATTAAAGTTAGGTGTTTTCTTTACAAAACTTTATGTACTTAACTTGGTTAGACAGTAATTCGTGGTTAGTTGAGATTGGCGGAAAACAAATACTTATCGATCCTTGGCTCGTTGGTTCCCTAACTTTTGGCAATTTGGATTGGTTTTTTAAAGGTTTTCGGACTCAAGAACGTACCATACCAGAAAAAATTGACTTGATTTTGCTGTCTCAAGGTTTGGAAGACCATGCTCACACACCGACACTCAAGCAACTCGATCGCAACATTCCCGTTGTGGCGTCTCCCAATGCAGCCAAAGTAGTCACGCAGTTAAATTACAACCGGGTCACAGCACTCGCTCATGGCGAGACATTTGATTTGGATCGGAGTGTCGCTATTACAGCAACTCCCGGTTCTTCAATCGGTCCAACTTTGGTTGAGAACGGTTACATTCTAAAAGAGTTGGAAACTGGCTTCAGTTTGTATTACGAACCTCACGGGTATCATTCTCCCTCACTCAAGCAAGCTGCTCCCATAGATGTTGTGATTGCACCACAGTTTGACTTGGGTTTACCTTTAGTGGGATCGATTATTAGGGGCAGAAAATACGCTTTAGAAGTCGCTCAATGGTTGCAGCCACAAGTGATGATTCATACAGCGGCTGGTGGTGATGTGGTTTTTGAAGGATTGCTAAACTCTTTGCTTCAAATAACTGGTAGTATTGCGGAGTTTCGGGCGTTGCTTGCAGACAATCATCTTTCAGTACAGGTGATTGAACCAACCCCTGGCGATCGCTTTGAAGTGCAATTACAACAACGGGCTGCGATCGGCAATCGGCGGTGAGTCATCGGTTAGTCCCGTTACTGATAAGGTTCTTCCCATTGTTCTGCTGCTTTGATAGCGATCTGAATGGCATTGTCAATAGCGGTATTTTTTTCTGCTAACACAATGTCTTCCTTCACAGTGCGCTGGGCGACAACACCGCAAACGCAACCTGCTCGAAAACCGTAAACACTTGCCATCTTTAATAAAGTACCGCTCTCCATTTCATAGTTCAGTATATTTAAAGAGCGATACTCTTCCGTAATTC
It encodes the following:
- a CDS encoding efflux RND transporter periplasmic adaptor subunit — its product is MAFDSIQPGTSTPFKKAPVNQWLTKWLIGLLILTTLGGGTYLAYNQLVAVQRQEARRKLQTVSVERASLPIAIAANGTIQPKQSTNVSPKSSGRLKKLLVEEGDFVKEGQILAYMDDSNFQGQLLQAKGQLTSAQANLKKVMAGNRPQEIAQARARLREAQANLKRLEAGNRPEDIAKAQAEVRKNEALIAQAQSRLDLAQARVKRLQSPFQEGAVSRDTYDEAVAEERNAKDNLEQTKASLAVAKQDFAKQNNGYQAEEVDQARAQVEEAQQALALSQAGSRQEDIEQARAQVVQAQGTLRDVQTQIEDTIVRAPFSGIVTKKYADPGDFVTPTTSGSDVSSATSSSILSLASTYQVVANVAETDIAKIRVGQSVTIKADAFKGQTFKGKVAQTAALATVTSNVTSIEVRADILQNSQKLLPGMNVDVEFNVGKLNNALVIPTVALVRQDNGTGVLVLRENGRPRFTPIDPGVTVNNKTEVRSGLQGDEKVVISTPRRSQTGNPSVLPGLGFGGGMGGGRRGGFR
- a CDS encoding universal stress protein, coding for MFHKILVAIDTSEIGQHVFDEAVTLTKAVNGNLMLLHVLSPFDGTGYLNPVLLQPSSVYPTLHTEAVNKYMQQWEDLKQERLNMLFSFAQKANKIGVRAEISQNLGDPGRTICEVARSWDADLILVGRRGRRGLSELFLGSVSNYVLHNASCSVLIVQGPVHNTTEETEVCNTVSS
- the rplU gene encoding 50S ribosomal protein L21, coding for MTYAIIETGGKQIKVEPGRFYDIELLSAQPDEKVTIDKVLLVQHNGELSIGQPLVTGAKVEGTVLRHLRGRKVLVYKMKPKKKTRKKRGHRQEITRLMIDSISLNGSVLATEATAADGSQAPVSEVASDAGTVPPSEAPETSAE
- the rpmA gene encoding 50S ribosomal protein L27, with the protein product MAHKKGTGSTRNGRDSNAQRLGVKRYGGQAVRAGNILVRQRGTKFHPGNNVGIGSDDTLYALIDGVVTFERKGKTRKKVSVYAPAAATEAPATAVAS
- a CDS encoding acyltransferase, whose translation is MSVQEHKVYLVAPVQPSLRIPRVTELTVINLLGGIPRPLGNLLRRITYRLLFAKMGRGVDIQTGVELIGANSIEVGDEVKILWHTRLEIKHANCLLRIGNRVCLDRGVDIKASSSDCLIEIGDDSYLGPYVCMAGPGHIKIGKECLIASHSSLYANNHRAYGVSREGIEIQDNCWLGTGVRVLDGVTIGKGCVIGAGAVVTKNIPPYSVAVGVPAKVIGASKGGVV
- the sugE gene encoding quaternary ammonium compound efflux SMR transporter SugE; amino-acid sequence: MEWVYLFIAGLLEVGWAIGLKYTAGFTEPLPSVVTVGCMILSFALLSVALRTLPVGTAYAVWTGIGAVGTVLLGIILFQEPVEFRRMACVGLIIAGVLGLRLVASH
- a CDS encoding MBL fold metallo-hydrolase, with product MYLTWLDSNSWLVEIGGKQILIDPWLVGSLTFGNLDWFFKGFRTQERTIPEKIDLILLSQGLEDHAHTPTLKQLDRNIPVVASPNAAKVVTQLNYNRVTALAHGETFDLDRSVAITATPGSSIGPTLVENGYILKELETGFSLYYEPHGYHSPSLKQAAPIDVVIAPQFDLGLPLVGSIIRGRKYALEVAQWLQPQVMIHTAAGGDVVFEGLLNSLLQITGSIAEFRALLADNHLSVQVIEPTPGDRFEVQLQQRAAIGNRR